A single Brevundimonas sp. M20 DNA region contains:
- a CDS encoding 3-hydroxyacyl-ACP dehydratase yields MTEFPPIEALIVHRAGMLLIDRIIGREDEVVTSEVVIRSDQLFFQPGRGVPAYVGFELMAQTISASDGLDRRDEGLPPVVGLLLGCRKYAVSRTFFTQGERLVTEVTPLISDEGMTAFRCRILDDAGEELASATINAYRPDDLSAFLRSQQ; encoded by the coding sequence ATGACCGAGTTCCCCCCCATTGAGGCGCTGATCGTCCACCGTGCCGGCATGCTGCTGATCGACCGGATCATCGGCCGGGAGGACGAGGTCGTGACCAGCGAGGTGGTGATCCGTTCTGACCAGCTCTTCTTTCAGCCCGGACGCGGCGTACCCGCCTATGTCGGCTTCGAGCTGATGGCGCAGACGATCAGCGCCTCGGACGGACTGGACCGACGCGACGAAGGTTTGCCGCCCGTCGTCGGCCTGCTGCTGGGTTGTCGGAAATATGCTGTCTCCCGCACCTTCTTCACCCAGGGCGAGCGGCTGGTGACCGAGGTGACGCCCCTGATCAGCGACGAGGGCATGACCGCCTTCCGCTGCCGGATTCTGGACGACGCCGGGGAAGAACTGGCCAGCGCCACCATCAACGCCTACCGCCCCGACGACCTGTCGGCCTTCCTGCGATCACAGCAATGA
- a CDS encoding 3-ketoacyl-ACP reductase FabG2 — MTQDNLKRPVLVTGASKGIGREVALHLARAGHPVTVHYGGDRAGAEAVVQAIVEAGGVADVLGFDVRDRDATRDALVARIGEDGFWGVVLSAGVTRDNAFPAIDGADWDVVLRTNLDGFYNVLQPLIMPMIRRRDGGRIVAIASVSGVIGNRGQVNYSASKAGLIGAAKALAVELAKRKITVNCVAPGLVETAMSDEIPKEIVDAVPMQRMGTVREVAAAVGFLFSPDAGYITRQVLGVNGGLI, encoded by the coding sequence ATGACACAAGACAACCTGAAGCGACCCGTTCTGGTCACCGGCGCCAGCAAGGGCATCGGCCGCGAGGTCGCCCTGCATCTGGCGCGCGCCGGTCATCCCGTCACAGTCCACTACGGCGGCGACCGCGCCGGCGCCGAGGCCGTGGTTCAGGCCATCGTTGAGGCGGGCGGCGTGGCGGATGTGCTGGGCTTCGACGTCCGGGACCGTGACGCCACGCGTGACGCCCTGGTCGCCCGCATCGGGGAGGACGGCTTCTGGGGCGTGGTGCTGAGCGCCGGGGTGACCCGCGACAACGCCTTCCCCGCCATCGACGGAGCCGACTGGGATGTGGTCCTGCGGACCAATCTGGACGGCTTCTACAATGTGCTGCAGCCGCTGATCATGCCGATGATCCGGCGTCGGGACGGCGGGCGGATCGTGGCCATCGCCTCGGTCTCCGGCGTGATCGGCAACCGCGGACAGGTGAACTACAGCGCCTCCAAGGCCGGGCTGATCGGCGCCGCCAAGGCGCTGGCGGTCGAGCTGGCCAAACGCAAGATCACCGTCAACTGCGTCGCCCCCGGCCTGGTCGAAACGGCCATGAGCGACGAGATCCCCAAGGAGATCGTGGACGCCGTTCCGATGCAGCGCATGGGCACGGTGCGCGAAGTCGCGGCGGCCGTCGGGTTTCTGTTTTCACCGGACGCGGGCTATATCACCCGTCAGGTTCTGGGCGTGAACGGGGGGTTGATTTGA